A DNA window from Solanum lycopersicum chromosome 3, SLM_r2.1 contains the following coding sequences:
- the LOC101260921 gene encoding short-chain dehydrogenase TIC 32 B, chloroplastic → MDFHKFDRAFYIYVVFQYCYSKFQNFGVMKATLKYLAGIAGPSGYGSKTTAEQATKDFSNSSNSQLTAIITGATSGIGAETARVLAKRGVRIVLPARDLKKAEILKEFIQKETPMAQIILLEIDLSSFASIQRFSAEFLSLQLPLHILINNAGKFSQKLEFSEDKIEMTFATNYLGHFLLTELLLEKMVETAEGCGIEGRIVNVTSVVHNWVKRDQFRFSQLLNPKKYYNGTRAYAQSKLANILHAKELSRQLKARNANVTINAVHPGIVKTGIIRDHKGFITDSLYFMASKLLKSTSQGAASTCYVALSPQTEGMSGKYFADCNESHSSVLANDEIEAHKLWKGTRVLIHRRFLPHVNS, encoded by the exons atggactTCCACAAGTTTGATAGAGCATTTTATATATACGTGGTTTTCCAATATTGTTattcaaaattccaaaattttgGTGTAATGAAGGCAACTCTCAAATATTTGGCTGGCATTGCTGGCCCAAGTGGTTATGGTTCTAAAACAACTGCTGAACAGGCTACTAAAGATTTCTCTAATTCCTCTAATTCTCAACTCACTGCAATTATCACTG GCGCAACATCAGGGATTGGAGCAGAAACAGCAAGAGTATTAGCAAAAAGGGGTGTAAGAATAGTGTTACCAGCAAGAGACTTAAAAAAAGCAGAAATTTTGAAGgaatttatacaaaaagaaaCTCCAATGGCTCAAATTATATTGTTAGAAATTGATTTGAGTTCATTTGCTTCAATTCAGAGATTTTCTGCTGAGTTTTTGTCTTTACAACTTCCACTTCACATCCTcat AAATAATGCAGGGAAATTTTCACAGAAATTGGAGTTTTCTGAAGACAAAATTGAGATGACTTTTGCTACAAACTACTTAG GTCATTTTCTATTGACAGAGTTGTTATTAGAGAAAATGGTGGAGACAGCAGAAGGGTGTGGGATTGAAGGAAGAATAGTGAATGTTACTTCAGTAGTTCATAATTGGGTGAAAAGAGATCAATTCCGTTTCTCCCAATTGCTCAATCCTAAAAAATA TTATAATGGTACTCGTGCATATGCTCAATCAAAATTAGCCAACATTTTACACGCAAAGGAATTGTCAAGACAACTAAAG GCAAGAAATGCAAATGTAACTATCAATGCAGTCCATCCTGGAATTGTAAAAACTGGAATTATCAGAGATCACAAAGGCTTTATCACTG atTCTCTCTATTTTATGGCATCAAAGCTTCTAAAGTCAACATCACAG GGTGCAGCAAGCACATGTTATGTAGCATTGAGCCCACAAACAGAAGGGATGAGTGGGAAATACTTTGCAGACTGTAATGAAAGTCACTCTTCAGTTTTAGCAAATGATGAAATTGAAGCTCATAAACTTTGGAAGGGTACTCGTGTTCTTATCCATAGAAGATTTCTTCCACATGTAAAttcataa
- the LOC101260628 gene encoding kinetochore protein SPC25 homolog, protein MKMKISVGEITRNKMEELRLVCDREIPIQQQRIDAATRSFKKCLDSTKTQAQETLQLQSKLGKLKVELRELEDKLVKALAAKTRKEAKQIAIADSISSTKYTVEELRGVVENQRARKDEYAAIISQQADELKACEEKHNQTAEQREEIEEAIVWYNKVLGLRIECGHGVKFVFTNIDANNQDKEYFFTIRHENDVYTLIECDPQLNDAKELLRELNRSNGLFKFVRTMREKFQAAVTHGTFPDMASRDQDTFMISVSAPVSSISTDSRSEFLSQQEHQSDEHNRNLKKVDRAKGSRAALLSPGSASSLRRSPRFKVKR, encoded by the exons ATGAAGATGAAGATCAGCGTAGGGGAAATTACCAGGAATAAAATGGAGGAACTTAGATTGGTTTGTGACAGGGAGATTCCAATTCAACAGCAGAGAATCGATGCTGCCACTCGTTCCTTCAAAAAATGTCTCGATTCAACCAAGACACAAGCACAAGAAACTCTTCAATTACAGT CAAAACTTGGCAAGTTAAAAGTTGAGCTAAGGGAGTTGGAAGACAAATTGGTGAAAGCACTTGCAG CGAAGACCCGAAAAGAGGCAAAGCAGATAGCAATAGCAGACTCAATATCTTCTACAAAATATACAGTAGAAGAACTTAGAGGGGTGGTGGAAAACCAAAGGGCCAGGAAAGATGAATATGCAGCCATAATATCTCAACAAGCTGATG AACTCAAAGCATGTGAAGAAAAGCATAATCAGACTGCTGAACAGAGAGAGGAAATAGAAGAGGCTATTGTGTGGTACAATAAGGTGCTTGGATTACGTATTGAATGTGGCCATG GAGTGAAATTCGTATTTACCAATATTGATGCCAATAATCAGGATAAGGAGTACTTTTTTACCATACGTCATGAGAATGATGTATATACTT TGATTGAATGTGATCCACAACTTAATGATGCAAAAGAGCTGCTCAGAGAGTTAAATAGAAGCAATGGACTGTTCAAGTTCGTCAGGACTATGAGAGAAAAGTTTCAAGCAGCCGTAACACATG GGACATTTCCTGACATGGCATCTCGTGATCAAGACACTTTCATGATCTCTGTGTCTGCCCCAGTTTCTTCCATTTCAACTGATAGTAGAAGTGAGTTTTTATCCCAGCAGGAGCATCAATCTGATGAACATAACAGAAATTTGAAGAAAGTTGACCGTGCCAAAGGGAGTAGGGCAGCACTCCTATCTCCTGGATCTGCATCATCTCTCCGACGTTCTCCTCGTTTTAAG GTCAAAAGATGA
- the LOC101260329 gene encoding pentatricopeptide repeat-containing protein At1g80550, mitochondrial — MLSSVISRSSTFLPSSLLLVQFETLLHHHGYHSTPSKAPKPTSFPNYDDPNSSPSSTSASSDPLNPTIVLETLSCYNNDWRRALEFFNWAETQCGFHHTSQTSNQLIDILGKFFEFDAAWSLIEKMRSVSSMPDHTTFRVLFKRYVSAHMVKEAIDMFDKMEEFNLKDQVSFSNLIDALCEYKHVIEAEDLCFPKNKNDVKYSCFKVDTKICNMLLRGWFKMSWWGKCRQFWEEMDTRGVQKDLYSYSIYMDVQCKSGKPWKAVKLYKEMKKKGIDLDVIAYNTVIRAIGIADGVDVAAKLCQEMIELGCKPNVSTYNTLIKLMCENGRYRDAYKVLNQMPQKGCEPNVITYNSFFGCLEKPREILTLFDRMIESGVRPRMDTYVMLMRKFGRWEFLRPVFILWEKMEKQGLSPDASAYNALIDALVQKGMVDMARKYDEEMLAKGLSAKPRVELGTKLTSADCEGS, encoded by the coding sequence ATGCTTTCATCAGTTATTTCTCGATCTTCAACTTTCTTACCTTCTTCTTTGCTTCTCGTCCAATTCGAAACCTTGCTTCATCATCATGGTTATCACTCCACCCCCTCCAAAGCCCCAAAACCCACTTCCTTTCCCAACTATGATGACCCAAATTCATCCCCAAGTTCAACAAGTGCTTCCTCTGACCCTCTGAACCCCACGATCGTGCTGGAAACCCTCTCTTGTTACAACAATGACTGGAGAAGAGCTTTAGAGTTCTTCAACTGGGCCGAGACACAGTGTGGCTTCCATCACACCAGCCAAACGAGCAACCAACTTATTGACATTCTGGGAAAGTTCTTTGAATTTGATGCAGCTTGGAGCTTGATTGAGAAAATGAGAAGTGTATCCTCCATGCCTGACCACACCACTTTCCGGGTCTTGTTCAAACGTTATGTGTCTGCTCACATGGTAAAAGAAGCAATTGATATGTTTGATAAGATGGAggaatttaatttaaaagatcAAGTTTCATTTTCAAATCTAATTGATGCTTTATGTGAGTATAAGCATGTGATAGAGGCCGAAGACTTGTGCTTCCCCAAGAACAAGAATGATGTGAAATATTCATGTTTTAAGGTTGAcacaaaaatatgtaatatgcTTCTTCGTGGGTGGTTCAAGATGAGTTGGTGGGGTAAATGTAGACAGTTTTGGGAAGAGATGGACACAAGGGGTGTGCAGAAGGATCTGTATTCGTACTCTATTTACATGGATGTACAGTGCAAGAGCGGAAAGCCATGGAAAGCTGTAAAATTATacaaagaaatgaagaagaaaggaaTTGACTTGGATGTGATCGCGTATAACACTGTCATCCGCGCTATAGGGATTGCAGATGGTGTTGATGTAGCAGCTAAGCTCTGTCAAGAGATGATTGAGTTGGGGTGCAAACCAAATGTTTCTACGTACAACACACTGATCAAGCTTATGTGTGAAAATGGGAGGTATAGAGATGCATATAAAGTGCTTAATCAAATGCCTCAAAAGGGCTGCGAGCCTAATGTCATTACATACAACAGCTTCTTTGGTTGCCTTGAAAAGCCGAGAGAGATTCTCACATTGTTTGATAGAATGATTGAAAGCGGCGTGCGACCTAGGATGGACACCTATGTCATGCTTATGAGGAAATTTGGAAGATGGGAATTTCTTCGACCAGTCTTTATTCTTTGGGAAAAGATGGAAAAACAGGGATTGAGTCCTGATGCGTCTGCTTACAATGCTTTAATTGATGCCTTGGTGCAAAAGGGTATGGTTGATATGGCACGTAAATATGATGAAGAGATGTTAGCAAAGGGTCTTTCAGCTAAGCCAAGGGTAGAACTGGGGACAAAGTTGACTAGTGCTGACTGTGAAGGCAGCTAA